The DNA segment GCcccaaatattttattatttgtttCTAATGACTTACTTTTTGAGATAAAAACTTATTAGTTtctaaatgttatattatttgtttctaataattaattttttgaggaaaaaaattattagtctctaaatatataattgtttgtttctaataattaattttttgagaCAAAACTTATTAGcctctaaattttatattatttgttttctaataataaatattttgagataaAACTTATTGGtctctaaatattatattatttgtttctaattcatttatattaacTCTATTTATTTAAGaagttttaaagttttttttttaatttgtcattAAAAAAATTCCCTTTttccatattaaaaaaattttaatgactaATTAAACTATATATATTAAACAAATAAATACATGCATATATATACTTACATTGTATTatgtttatatatattaaaataaaaaaagtatATTTTTCTTTTACTCTATATAATTAAAGTTTTTAATCAACATATTGTTATTAATTATTGATCTAACAAGTGTTATTAATTTCTTaagaaaaaaactcaaaaaattgaTAAAAACACTTTTAGCATTAAACTACAAATATTTTGAtgatttgaatttattaattatacatatattaatgtgtgtgtgtgtatatatatatatatataattaaatgtgctcttaaaaatatataagtactataataaatataataaaatttgattatataGTATAATATACTATTAAATCTTTATTATAGTAAGGTATTTAGATAATGAATTGAcaatttaaattctaaattttaagttaaaaaaataataatttgtaaaaaaaaagaGATGTCTCACATATTTTTCCAAGGACTTGTGAGGTGATGATTTTTTTATAAAAGATAGTTCTCTTCTCTTGATATTTTAAGTAAAAAGGAGGTCCAAATACGGGTCCGctagttataatttatttttaaaaaatttaaattataaattatatttatttattttaaataatatttattatttttgataatttaaataaatttatatttatattaataattaatgatataaaaaaattaatatacaatgacaagataatttatttttagaaaatattattgaagataaatttatttgattataaaaataaaattaaaaattttagtataaataattaaagttaatttaatttatctttaaaaatagatttaagggcaaataatataatttgttaaaataaaaaaggaggtaatttttttttctataaattattaatatagaaAAATATATTTATCTCTCTAgtgtcaaataaatatttatttttatagaaacagtagtaaatgaaataaatgattatttatttctaaaaatatatatagacaaaaaaataattttttaagtcaaaatttttaatcttaatataataattttaatatagtgAAATGGTTAGagttttagaattttttattttctctctcttaTACGATATCTCTCTTAATCATATATTTTTTACTTTCAACTCGCTGCACAATGTGAATTAACCACACGCACAAATAGATAATTAATAAAAGTATGATGTCTGTTTAGCATTGAGTTTTAGAgactaaaatatttttttgaataaaagtatcattttaaatattattaaaaaataatttaaaaaataatttattattttaatattcttataataaaaatttattaaatttaattttaattattttttaatattatctgactagcatatttaaaaaaataatttttttaataacagtATTTCAATAGTAATACCAATCCGCCCATGATATTAACAAATTTGAAAGTTTAAAGCTTAAAAAGTAGAACATAAAATATAAGAACATAATATAGATATGAAATAAAATTCAGAAGCTTAAATATGCATTTTGCCTAACTACTAAGAGTTTTAGATCCCAGCTGTTGATCACACCACTTACAAGATTAACATGAGCAGGTCCACACGAAACAAGAGCCCAGTACATTTTGGGTTAATAAAAGCGCAAATGGCGTAAGATGACAGTCCTTGGCGACGGCTCTGAAAGGAAGAAAACAcacaaagaagaagaaagagaaatTTTCGATCATTTACCTTGCCAaattctctctcttcttcttctgccACTTAAAGAACAAGAGAAGAAAACTAGGTTAGGGTTTTTCTGGCTTGGCTTTGATCCCATGCTCTCTCCCCCACTGTAGCGGCGGGATTCCACCGTCAAATGTCTCTACTCCAATCCTCCACCGTTGATTGCCCCTCTCAACGCTCATCCACCACTGCCGCGCCCGTCGTCACCGGGCACGATCACCGCGTCTCGTCCAAGCGCAAATTGGACGATTACGCGCCGACTTTGGAAGACGATGACGACTTGTATTTCTCGGACCTAGTCTCCGTCAGGATGCGAAAAGACCAGTCCCTAGCCGTGGATTCTTCCTTCACCGGTAAGAATCAATCATTGTCGCCCTCTTCTTCAAGCCACTTCGATACTCGCGTTTCCGATGCGAAATCTGCTCATTGCTCATGCTCGTCCTCTCCTCCGGGGAGCACTCGGTCGGCTTACAGGCTTCAATTTTTTATAAGAATGATTTCCGATGGCAACCACATTGTTATACATGCCAATTCGGACGACACGGTGAAATCGCTTCACGAGCGGATTCAGGCAATCACGGGAATTCCGGTTATCGAGCAGAGGCTAATTTATAAGGGGAAACAACTGCAATGGGAGCAGTCACTGGCGGAGTGTTCAATTCAGAACGACGCTGGGCTTCATTTGGTGGGGCGGATGAGAAGTACCAAGCACCCCCAGACTTGTCAGCTTATCGATGACATTGTATCGTTTATTTCTCGGCTTTGTAAAACAGGATTGCCTTGCCATCTTAACGCGTCAAAACATATCAAAAGTTTGATAAATGAATTCTTTACTCTAACGCCCAAAGATGACAACGAGACAGCAATTGGGCATCTTCAGATTTTTATGTCATCCTCAACTCCTGCTGCTTTGGTAATGCTTTATGTTTCAACCATTAAAGGCAATAAGGAGTGTGCGGAGAGTTCAATTAAGTATTTTTTGAATTCATGTAGGAGTTCATTGCCAAAGCCTTTGCATACACAGTGTGCACCTATAGTATTAGAGTTTTGTAAGTTGCTTAGGAAGGTGGCTTATGATGACCCTTTGTATCTCTCTTGCCGAAGTACCCTTGGGTCATTGTTGGAGACTATTGGAATATCACGTGGTTTGTCCAAGTATGATGGTGGGGAGGATGTAAAGGGATTGATTGTGATACAGGACATTTTCCCGTTTGTTAATGAGTTAGCTAATAGGTTGTCCAGGGATTTGGTTTTAAGTATGGAGTCTACTACCAGCACTGGTCCAGGGTCAAGTGATGTTCGGGACTTTTCAGCCTTCTTGCTCCCTTTGCATACGACTATTACAGAACACGTGGGTTTTCAGGGGCCCATTTCTGTGCCTTTGAACAAGAGAGGTTTTAGTCATACATTGTATGTGGAGGAAATTGAGCAACTTCATGTTATATTTAGTGATTTGCTGGTAAAAATGGACAACTGTCTTACCAGAATGGAGAGTTGCTTGCCTTTGAAACCAAATGGAGAAGGTGAGTCTAATCGCACAGCATGGTCTCAATACCTTGCCATTTTGAAGGAACTGAATAACATTGCCAAACTCTATAAAAATGCTGAAGAACAATTTTGGGCGGTTTTGAGGCTTAGGAAAGCTTCTCTATGTGTTCTAATTGTTAAATATGCAAAGCGAAATGATGATCATCAATGGCTTCTTCAGCATAAAGATGTGACTGATTTTGAGTCCCGAAGGCATTTGGCCATGATGTTGTTCCCTGAGGTTAAAGAAGATTATGAGGAGTTGCATGAGATGCTCATTGATCGATCACACTTGTTGGCAGAGTCGTTTGAGTACATAGCTAGAGCAGACCCTGAGGCATTGCATGGTGGTCTATTTATGGAATTTAAAAATGAGGAAGCTACTGGTCCTGGTGTGTTGCGGGAGTGGTTTTTCTTGGTCGTCCAAGCATTATTTGATCAACAAAATGCCCTTTTCGTTGCATGTCCAAATGATCTGAGAAGATTTTATCCTAATCCTGGTATACTTCCTCTAGCTTTGTGATGCATGCATTCTTAAGCAGTTCTTTATTCTTTTTGATGGTTCAGTTTGTTTCTTACTGCATATATTATCTCAGATGATAATGCTTGTTTGAAAAGTTTGATAAGTTTGTTTGAATAG comes from the Hevea brasiliensis isolate MT/VB/25A 57/8 chromosome 5, ASM3005281v1, whole genome shotgun sequence genome and includes:
- the LOC110654916 gene encoding E3 ubiquitin-protein ligase UPL5, translating into MSLLQSSTVDCPSQRSSTTAAPVVTGHDHRVSSKRKLDDYAPTLEDDDDLYFSDLVSVRMRKDQSLAVDSSFTGKNQSLSPSSSSHFDTRVSDAKSAHCSCSSSPPGSTRSAYRLQFFIRMISDGNHIVIHANSDDTVKSLHERIQAITGIPVIEQRLIYKGKQLQWEQSLAECSIQNDAGLHLVGRMRSTKHPQTCQLIDDIVSFISRLCKTGLPCHLNASKHIKSLINEFFTLTPKDDNETAIGHLQIFMSSSTPAALVMLYVSTIKGNKECAESSIKYFLNSCRSSLPKPLHTQCAPIVLEFCKLLRKVAYDDPLYLSCRSTLGSLLETIGISRGLSKYDGGEDVKGLIVIQDIFPFVNELANRLSRDLVLSMESTTSTGPGSSDVRDFSAFLLPLHTTITEHVGFQGPISVPLNKRGFSHTLYVEEIEQLHVIFSDLLVKMDNCLTRMESCLPLKPNGEGESNRTAWSQYLAILKELNNIAKLYKNAEEQFWAVLRLRKASLCVLIVKYAKRNDDHQWLLQHKDVTDFESRRHLAMMLFPEVKEDYEELHEMLIDRSHLLAESFEYIARADPEALHGGLFMEFKNEEATGPGVLREWFFLVVQALFDQQNALFVACPNDLRRFYPNPASKVDPMHLDYFTFSGRVIGLALMHKVQVGIIFDRVFFLQLAGRHISLEDIHNADPYLYNSCKQILEMDADFIDSDALGLTFVREVEELGSRRVVELCPDGKSISVTSKNREEYVNLLIRHRFVISTSDQVSRFARGFADILCNSGLQTFFFQSLELEDLDWMLYGSENAVCVEDWKAHTEYNGYKETDPLISWFWEIVAEMSAEQRKVLLFFWTSVKYLPVEGFRGLASKLYIYKSSEPHNRLPSSHTCFYRLCFPPYSSMDVMQDRLNVITREHVGCSFGTW